GTTCCCCGAAGCGCCGCAGCCGCAGAGCATCACCCGGGTCTCGTGGCGGTCGCCGTGGGCGCCGGTCACGACCAGGTCGCCCCGGACCACCAGCTGGCCGGAGGGGGTGCGGTGCACCGTGGTGGGGGAGTCCGGGGGCTCGGGGACGGCGTCCTCGGGGCGGTGGTGGTACTGCAGCGCCCCGGAGGGGCAGCGCCGGACGACCTCCGCGACCCGGTCCGGTTCGGCGGCGTCGGGC
This is a stretch of genomic DNA from Streptomyces sp. R44. It encodes these proteins:
- a CDS encoding (4Fe-4S)-binding protein, which codes for MTEGEGTTEERPRLKEYEGEGITVTFEPRRCLHAAECVHGLPEVFDVSRRPWVLPDAAEPDRVAEVVRRCPSGALQYHHRPEDAVPEPPDSPTTVHRTPSGQLVVRGDLVVTGAHGDRHETRVMLCGCGASGNQPYCDHSGPCAEPDDDDVPEQR